In the Candidatus Saccharibacteria bacterium oral taxon 488 genome, one interval contains:
- a CDS encoding flippase-like domain-containing protein, which translates to MGDMVSKGIRQFLEALRSPRTIMSVVTLAVLVLIVFLSRAELVRAWELLGRANIWLLMLLLPFQIIVYFAGGEMIFAYLRDKKLIGHISRFEQTRIALELNLVNHIFPSGGVSGISYTTWRMHKLGVSSARSTFAQVIRYVTGFLSLMVLLIVAVLILSIDGQVNRYIVTSSFLLVLVVLALTFGLIFMFSSRRRMHNTAVRVSRLINAVVRWATLGKIKRLLVSTKIEAFFAEMHDDFVELSEHRYLLIKPLVWGAIYAIFDVLMFIVAFWALGVSVNPAVLIIGYGVAGLASLVAFTPGGAGVYEAIMIVFLSMTGVAPDVAIAGIVLTRVILLAGTIIFGYIFYQHALIKYGRPDDDSAAV; encoded by the coding sequence ATGGGCGATATGGTGTCGAAAGGGATACGGCAGTTTTTAGAGGCGTTGAGATCACCGCGGACGATCATGAGTGTCGTGACGCTGGCGGTGCTGGTACTGATCGTTTTTTTGTCGCGCGCGGAATTGGTACGAGCATGGGAGCTGCTCGGCCGGGCAAATATCTGGCTATTGATGTTGCTGCTGCCGTTTCAAATTATCGTGTATTTCGCGGGCGGCGAGATGATTTTTGCCTATCTTCGCGACAAAAAACTGATCGGGCATATCTCGCGGTTTGAGCAGACGCGGATTGCGCTGGAACTGAATCTGGTTAATCACATTTTCCCGTCAGGCGGTGTCAGCGGTATTTCCTACACAACGTGGCGGATGCACAAGCTCGGCGTCAGCTCGGCACGCTCAACGTTTGCCCAGGTGATCCGCTACGTGACGGGCTTTTTGTCGTTGATGGTGCTGCTGATTGTGGCGGTGTTAATCTTGTCAATTGACGGGCAGGTAAATCGCTACATCGTGACGTCAAGTTTCCTCCTCGTGCTGGTGGTGCTGGCGCTAACATTTGGGCTGATTTTTATGTTCTCGTCACGAAGGCGTATGCACAACACGGCGGTGCGGGTGTCGCGGCTGATCAACGCGGTGGTGCGGTGGGCGACGCTGGGCAAGATCAAGCGGCTGCTGGTTTCGACAAAAATCGAAGCGTTTTTTGCTGAGATGCATGATGATTTCGTGGAGCTGTCGGAGCATCGGTATTTGCTCATCAAGCCGCTGGTTTGGGGGGCGATTTATGCCATCTTTGATGTGTTGATGTTCATCGTGGCGTTTTGGGCGCTGGGCGTGTCGGTCAATCCGGCGGTGCTGATCATTGGTTATGGCGTGGCGGGGCTGGCTAGTCTCGTAGCCTTTACGCCGGGCGGGGCGGGCGTGTACGAAGCGATTATGATCGTGTTTCTCAGCATGACCGGTGTGGCGCCAGACGTGGCTATCGCTGGAATCGTGCTGACGCGGGTGATCTTGCTCGCGGGGACGATTATTTTTGGGTATATATTTTATCAGCACGCGCTGATCAAATACGGGCGGCCAGATGACGATAGCGCCGCGGTTTAG
- the xseA gene encoding exodeoxyribonuclease VII large subunit, with protein sequence MTIAPRFSVSDFVAVVNQVLETAVPIVEIEGEVAEFTVRQQKFVFFTLKDSESVVNCFMMAWQLRTPIEEGMRVVVRASAKLTAKSKFSLTVQEIKPLGAGHLKRSTELLKAKLAAEGLFDAERKRPLPPYPARVAVISSTQAAGYADFMKITGERWGGVKFIVANVKVQGDGAADQAVRAIAHCNQLAEPPEAIVLIRGGGSAEDLASFNDECLVRAVAGSRVPVLTGIGHEVDESLCDLAADRRAATPSNAAQLLFPDKHDLRRQLALRLGGVADVIQQQIAEHRLRATMSQQAALEQWLRRVDIAKNAISSQQRMIAEYDPEMALRRGYAMISGDRQIGSIVKITTKDMIMKARIESSEKR encoded by the coding sequence ATGACGATAGCGCCGCGGTTTAGCGTCAGCGACTTCGTGGCGGTCGTCAATCAAGTGCTGGAAACGGCCGTCCCGATTGTCGAGATTGAAGGCGAGGTCGCTGAGTTCACGGTGCGTCAGCAGAAGTTCGTCTTTTTTACCCTCAAGGACAGCGAGAGCGTGGTCAATTGTTTCATGATGGCCTGGCAGCTCAGAACGCCGATCGAGGAGGGAATGCGCGTGGTGGTGCGGGCCTCGGCCAAGCTAACCGCCAAGAGTAAGTTTAGCCTGACGGTACAAGAGATCAAGCCGCTGGGTGCGGGTCACCTCAAGCGCAGTACCGAGCTACTCAAGGCGAAGCTGGCGGCCGAAGGGCTGTTTGACGCGGAACGGAAGCGCCCCTTGCCGCCATATCCTGCTCGCGTGGCGGTTATTTCTAGCACGCAAGCGGCGGGCTACGCGGATTTTATGAAAATTACTGGTGAGCGCTGGGGCGGGGTGAAGTTTATCGTCGCTAACGTGAAGGTTCAGGGTGACGGCGCAGCTGATCAGGCGGTGCGGGCGATTGCCCACTGTAACCAGCTGGCGGAGCCGCCAGAGGCGATTGTGCTAATTCGCGGTGGTGGTAGCGCGGAGGACCTGGCGAGCTTTAATGACGAATGCTTGGTGCGAGCGGTGGCTGGCAGTCGCGTGCCGGTATTGACTGGTATCGGGCACGAGGTTGACGAGAGTTTGTGCGATCTGGCGGCTGATCGACGGGCGGCCACGCCGAGCAATGCTGCGCAGCTGCTATTTCCGGATAAGCATGACCTGAGGCGGCAGTTAGCGCTGCGGCTGGGCGGCGTAGCGGATGTAATTCAACAGCAGATTGCGGAGCATCGTTTACGTGCAACAATGTCGCAACAAGCGGCGCTTGAACAGTGGTTGCGCCGCGTTGATATTGCTAAAAATGCGATATCGTCGCAGCAACGAATGATTGCTGAGTACGACCCAGAGATGGCGCTGCGGCGCGGTTATGCGATGATTAGCGGCGATCGTCAAATTGGTAGTATTGTAAAGATTACAACAAAAGATATGATTATGAAAGCGAGGATTGAGAGTAGTGAAAAACGATAA
- a CDS encoding HAMP domain-containing histidine kinase, which yields MAQPQWSDKEFAAMPSIAVAAHELKAPLALIRQMSLLIEDGQLSPAEAQLMQRRLTLTAERSLALVQDLARTVNVQPMLFPLEPVNPLALLAQLAHQSRDMLRLYDRRVTWPRTGKKRLVVANPLLLGRIMMNFLDNAMRYSEAGAAIRVTMRQAGTMVRLGVRDFGPMMSPAEYQRLVDEMTVRKSVRTRPDSSGLGVYIAATFARAMGGQIGLIRHRDGLTFYVDVPLSEQMSLL from the coding sequence ATGGCGCAGCCACAGTGGAGTGATAAGGAGTTTGCCGCAATGCCCAGCATAGCGGTGGCGGCGCATGAGCTGAAGGCACCGCTGGCGCTGATTCGGCAGATGAGTTTATTGATTGAGGATGGACAGCTCAGTCCGGCCGAGGCGCAGCTGATGCAGCGGCGGTTGACGTTGACGGCGGAGCGCTCGCTGGCTTTGGTACAGGACTTGGCACGTACCGTGAATGTGCAGCCAATGCTGTTTCCACTGGAGCCGGTTAATCCACTGGCGCTGCTAGCCCAATTGGCGCACCAGTCGCGCGATATGCTGCGGCTGTATGACCGGCGGGTGACGTGGCCGCGTACGGGCAAGAAGCGACTGGTGGTGGCTAATCCATTGCTGCTTGGGCGGATCATGATGAATTTTCTCGATAATGCGATGCGCTACAGTGAGGCTGGGGCAGCAATTCGCGTGACCATGCGTCAAGCGGGGACGATGGTGCGGCTGGGTGTACGGGATTTTGGGCCGATGATGAGCCCGGCTGAGTATCAGCGGTTGGTGGATGAAATGACCGTGCGTAAGTCAGTCAGAACCCGACCAGATAGCAGCGGCCTCGGCGTGTATATCGCTGCAACGTTCGCGCGGGCGATGGGCGGGCAGATCGGGCTGATACGCCACCGAGACGGACTGACGTTTTATGTTGATGTGCCGCTCAGCGAGCAGATGAGCTTATTATGA
- a CDS encoding response regulator, giving the protein MKKLLIIEDDPQWAAVLERYALEAGYTARTVVAAGQAIAMLDEWRPDGLVLDMLLAGETGMALLNELQSHEDLARLPVVVCSNVVLDLDQLRSFGVRAVLDKARMTPDDVRAALSVLGEEAE; this is encoded by the coding sequence ATGAAAAAACTCCTGATCATCGAGGATGATCCGCAGTGGGCGGCAGTGCTGGAGCGGTATGCGCTGGAGGCGGGGTATACGGCCCGAACAGTGGTGGCGGCTGGACAGGCGATAGCGATGCTTGATGAGTGGCGGCCGGATGGCTTGGTGCTTGATATGCTGCTGGCGGGTGAGACGGGGATGGCGCTACTGAATGAGCTGCAAAGCCATGAGGATCTGGCACGGTTGCCGGTGGTGGTGTGTAGTAATGTAGTGCTTGATCTGGATCAGCTACGGTCGTTTGGCGTGCGGGCGGTGCTTGATAAGGCGCGAATGACGCCCGACGACGTGCGGGCCGCGCTCAGCGTGCTAGGCGAGGAGGCTGAATGA
- the recO gene encoding DNA repair protein RecO: MKDGERLKAIVLRRTDYAEADRVLQLLTPQGRRAVIAKGVRRERSKLAGGIELLALCDVVIRSGRGELGLLTSARLSAFYRHILEDYERMQFAYQALKLVAQATETVDGPEWFAVLSQVLAWLDRPAVDRLLVETWFYMQYAGLLGDELNLRTDVAGRMLTSDKSYMYDPSEKALRPSEQGDLTADHIKLLRLIQAKPLENLTHIGGLGPVIASCWLVARQHAAV, translated from the coding sequence ATGAAAGACGGCGAGCGGCTCAAGGCGATTGTGCTACGGCGGACGGATTATGCGGAAGCTGATCGAGTATTGCAGCTACTAACGCCCCAGGGGCGGCGGGCGGTGATCGCCAAGGGGGTGCGCCGCGAGCGGAGCAAGCTGGCTGGCGGCATTGAACTCCTGGCGCTGTGTGACGTGGTGATTCGTTCGGGCCGCGGCGAGCTGGGGCTGCTGACCAGTGCCAGGCTCAGCGCGTTTTATCGGCATATCCTCGAGGATTATGAGCGGATGCAGTTCGCTTACCAGGCGCTCAAGTTGGTGGCGCAGGCGACCGAGACCGTTGATGGGCCAGAGTGGTTCGCGGTGCTTAGCCAGGTGTTGGCGTGGCTTGATCGGCCGGCGGTTGATCGGCTGCTGGTCGAGACGTGGTTTTATATGCAGTACGCCGGGCTGCTGGGTGATGAGCTGAATTTACGCACTGACGTGGCTGGGCGGATGCTGACGAGCGATAAATCATACATGTACGATCCAAGCGAAAAGGCCCTAAGGCCGAGTGAGCAGGGTGACCTAACGGCCGATCACATCAAGCTGCTGCGCCTCATTCAGGCCAAGCCGCTGGAAAATCTCACCCACATCGGCGGCCTCGGCCCGGTCATCGCTAGTTGCTGGCTGGTGGCTAGGCAGCATGCCGCGGTGTAG
- a CDS encoding glycine--tRNA ligase has protein sequence MEEGCVMSQAKMEDIISLCKRRGFIYQGSDVYGGLSGTWDYGPLGVQLKRNIMNLWWRRFVDERDDMYGVDAAILMNQKVWQASGHVDTFSDPLVECNHCKARFREDHLLKDQQEKLDGYETLTEKIQWYREHATAPNFYDEIKEKEPELFKKILDMELGPSEIDLEEASDFGLKEWSHVLRVIKCPNCGTRGDFSEPRQFNMMFKTFVGASGQNELAIDELTRGVDGKRSPSGMKAITYDPQSISYLRPETAQGIFTNFKNVVDSFYPNLPFGIAQQGKAFRNEIAPRDFVFRSREFEQMEIEYFVDPEHWQEAFDELLAATHEFLAELGLKQENIHELDVPAEDRAHYSKKTIDIEYDYPIGREELMGIAYRTDFDLMNIQRASGKSMEYTVKGTNTKFVPHVIEPSFGVERALMAVLSGAYREDEQNGEKRVYLALPEHLAPVKFAVSPLLKNKPELVEKAREVYATLAKANPGRVMWDDNGNIGKRYRRQDEIGTPHCVVIDFQTLEDGTVTVRERDTTEQRRVRVGEL, from the coding sequence ATGGAGGAAGGTTGTGTGATGAGTCAAGCAAAAATGGAAGATATTATCAGCCTGTGTAAGCGTCGCGGCTTTATTTATCAGGGGTCGGATGTGTATGGTGGCCTGAGTGGTACGTGGGATTACGGCCCGCTGGGCGTGCAGCTGAAGCGTAATATCATGAATTTGTGGTGGCGCCGGTTTGTTGATGAGCGCGACGACATGTACGGCGTTGACGCGGCGATTTTGATGAATCAGAAGGTCTGGCAGGCCAGTGGGCATGTGGATACGTTTTCTGACCCATTGGTGGAGTGTAACCACTGCAAGGCGCGCTTTCGTGAAGATCATCTACTCAAAGATCAACAGGAAAAGTTGGACGGGTACGAGACTCTCACCGAGAAGATCCAATGGTATCGCGAGCATGCCACGGCGCCGAATTTCTATGACGAGATCAAAGAAAAAGAGCCCGAGTTGTTCAAGAAAATACTGGACATGGAGCTTGGCCCAAGTGAGATTGATCTCGAGGAGGCCAGCGATTTTGGGCTGAAAGAGTGGTCGCATGTGCTAAGAGTGATTAAATGTCCTAACTGTGGTACGCGAGGTGATTTTAGTGAGCCGCGACAGTTTAACATGATGTTCAAGACATTTGTCGGTGCTAGCGGGCAAAATGAGCTGGCGATTGATGAGCTGACGAGGGGCGTCGATGGTAAGCGTAGTCCTAGTGGCATGAAGGCGATTACCTACGATCCACAGTCGATTTCCTATCTTCGCCCCGAAACCGCCCAAGGCATCTTCACTAATTTCAAAAACGTCGTCGATAGTTTCTACCCGAACTTGCCGTTTGGTATCGCTCAACAGGGCAAGGCGTTTCGTAATGAAATTGCGCCGCGCGACTTCGTCTTCCGCTCTCGGGAGTTTGAGCAGATGGAGATTGAATATTTCGTCGACCCTGAGCATTGGCAGGAGGCGTTTGATGAGCTACTGGCGGCGACGCATGAGTTTTTGGCAGAACTGGGCTTGAAGCAAGAGAATATTCACGAGCTGGACGTGCCAGCGGAGGATCGGGCGCATTATAGCAAAAAGACGATTGACATCGAATACGATTATCCAATTGGCCGCGAGGAGCTGATGGGCATCGCGTATCGGACTGATTTTGACCTGATGAACATTCAGCGCGCCAGTGGCAAGAGCATGGAATACACCGTCAAGGGGACGAACACAAAATTTGTTCCGCACGTCATCGAGCCGTCGTTTGGTGTCGAGCGGGCGCTGATGGCGGTGTTGTCGGGCGCGTACCGCGAGGACGAGCAAAACGGTGAAAAGCGGGTGTATTTGGCGTTGCCAGAGCATTTGGCGCCGGTCAAATTTGCCGTCTCGCCACTGCTGAAAAACAAGCCAGAATTGGTAGAAAAAGCCCGCGAAGTCTACGCCACACTCGCCAAAGCCAACCCAGGCCGGGTGATGTGGGACGACAACGGTAACATCGGCAAACGCTACCGCCGCCAAGACGAAATCGGCACGCCGCACTGCGTGGTGATCGACTTCCAAACACTAGAGGACGGCACCGTCACCGTGCGCGAGCGGGATACGACGGAGCAGCGGCGGGTGAGGGTCGGAGAGCTGTAG
- a CDS encoding NUDIX hydrolase — MSKITKGHIITQNLDGTDHLDCLYRISLKALIYNDAGQILVVKEIDRTYWDLPGGGMD; from the coding sequence ATGTCAAAAATCACCAAAGGACATATCATCACGCAGAATCTAGATGGAACGGACCATCTGGATTGTTTGTATCGCATCTCGCTCAAAGCCTTGATTTACAACGACGCTGGGCAGATTTTGGTCGTCAAAGAAATCGATCGGACGTATTGGGATTTGCCGGGCGGAGGTATGGATTGA
- a CDS encoding NUDIX hydrolase, which produces MTKLTNGHLVTQDSVGVTRHDYLYRISLKALIYNDAGQILVVKEINRTYWDLPGGGMDYDEDFESSLKRELYEEVGYKGDLRYQLFDASEQMYIERLDANQICFYCRVWPENFDFIPGEEGDEIMFINPEELLLQKSEVDASARAYGAHMKWQQLCKRVSANNMQRLY; this is translated from the coding sequence ATGACAAAACTCACCAACGGACATCTCGTAACGCAAGATTCAGTCGGAGTGACTCGCCACGATTACCTCTACCGAATTTCGCTCAAAGCTCTCATCTATAACGATGCTGGGCAAATTTTGGTTGTTAAGGAAATCAATCGGACGTATTGGGATTTGCCGGGCGGAGGCATGGATTATGATGAGGATTTTGAATCATCGCTGAAACGTGAATTATACGAAGAAGTTGGCTATAAAGGTGATTTGCGCTATCAACTGTTTGACGCATCAGAACAGATGTATATCGAGCGGCTTGATGCAAATCAAATCTGTTTTTATTGTCGCGTCTGGCCGGAGAACTTTGATTTTATACCAGGTGAAGAGGGCGATGAAATAATGTTTATTAATCCTGAGGAATTATTGCTTCAGAAGAGCGAGGTTGACGCGTCAGCTCGAGCCTATGGGGCGCATATGAAATGGCAACAGCTATGCAAAAGGGTATCTGCGAATAATATGCAGCGTTTATATTGA
- a CDS encoding AbrB/MazE/SpoVT family DNA-binding domain-containing protein: MTITTIQKVIKIGSSRGVTLPARDLRALGIRDGDEIEVTVRKCSEVADDNQVLKTANSLLERYKEDFSHLAKR, translated from the coding sequence ATGACAATCACTACAATTCAAAAAGTTATCAAGATTGGTTCCAGTCGCGGCGTGACGCTGCCGGCGCGGGATTTGCGGGCGCTGGGGATTCGCGATGGCGACGAAATTGAAGTCACAGTACGTAAGTGTTCGGAGGTGGCTGACGATAATCAAGTGCTCAAAACTGCAAACTCGCTCCTTGAGCGATACAAAGAGGACTTTTCTCACTTGGCGAAGCGCTAA
- a CDS encoding type II toxin-antitoxin system death-on-curing family toxin, whose protein sequence is MVSLTLEQILQFHALVLVKDGGADGVRDVGRLEAAVSTQHQVVFGEELYATVFAKAAALMRGIIGDHPFADGNKRTAMLAGLTLLEVNGYNFTAQRGELENFAVRIATDHLDIDAIADWLERHSREVSMV, encoded by the coding sequence ATGGTTAGTTTGACTCTCGAGCAGATTCTGCAGTTTCATGCGCTGGTGCTTGTCAAAGACGGCGGTGCAGATGGCGTGCGTGACGTTGGACGGCTGGAGGCTGCGGTGTCAACACAGCATCAAGTAGTATTTGGCGAGGAATTATATGCAACAGTATTTGCCAAGGCAGCGGCGTTGATGCGCGGGATTATTGGCGACCATCCGTTCGCTGATGGCAATAAGCGGACGGCAATGCTCGCTGGACTGACTTTACTGGAGGTGAATGGGTATAATTTTACAGCACAGCGAGGCGAACTAGAAAATTTCGCTGTCCGCATCGCGACCGATCATCTCGATATTGATGCGATTGCTGATTGGCTGGAGCGTCATTCGCGGGAGGTATCGATGGTTTGA
- a CDS encoding histidine phosphatase family protein: protein MTTIYIARHGQNEDNVRGILNGHRDLPLTDLGRQQARQLARHIKDRELVFDAVYASPLGRAFETAAIVAAELELAEPIIHDDLIERDFGIMTGKPAADIEEICAPDIIKAENVTYFLHPDGAETFPELLARGQRVLDFMARQHPDQTVLLACHGDIGKMIYAAATSTPWRQVLTDFYFGNTDIIGPVRD from the coding sequence ATGACTACTATCTATATCGCTCGCCACGGCCAGAATGAAGATAATGTGCGCGGGATTTTGAACGGTCATCGCGATCTGCCATTGACCGATTTGGGACGCCAGCAAGCGCGGCAATTGGCGCGTCACATCAAGGATAGGGAACTAGTTTTTGACGCGGTGTATGCATCGCCGCTTGGTCGAGCTTTCGAGACGGCAGCGATTGTAGCGGCGGAGCTGGAGCTTGCCGAGCCGATAATTCACGATGATTTAATCGAGCGTGATTTTGGAATTATGACTGGTAAGCCGGCCGCTGATATTGAGGAAATCTGTGCGCCGGACATCATCAAAGCAGAAAACGTGACCTATTTTTTGCATCCTGATGGCGCTGAGACTTTTCCTGAGTTATTGGCTCGCGGCCAGCGGGTGCTTGATTTCATGGCGCGTCAACATCCAGATCAAACGGTGTTGTTGGCTTGCCATGGCGATATTGGCAAAATGATATATGCTGCGGCAACCAGCACGCCATGGCGGCAGGTCTTAACCGATTTTTACTTTGGCAATACGGATATTATCGGGCCGGTGCGTGATTAA
- a CDS encoding SDR family oxidoreductase has product MTKHKTVLVAGATGYLGRFVVAELHRRGHKVRAITRSRERAVSPGPWDSPSLDGLVDDWAVGEVTNPAFVADVAEGADDVISALGVTKQKANPWDIDHQANLAVLRSAEKHGVKHFCFVNVIGGDQCPAQLTRAKTAFAQELTASRISSQIINPPGYFSDMTQILQMAKKGRVFLFRPETRINPIHGADLAKFCIDRLTDGEEGAWNVGGPEVFTWKGLAECAFQALNRPAKIATMSPAILSPLIGALGLFNRRRADTLRFISWNMLHDCVGEPFGTHRLLDFYKDLVQKDGD; this is encoded by the coding sequence ATGACAAAGCATAAAACGGTTCTCGTCGCCGGAGCCACAGGCTATCTCGGACGTTTCGTCGTCGCCGAGCTGCACCGCCGTGGCCACAAGGTGCGCGCGATCACCCGCAGTCGCGAGCGGGCCGTCTCTCCAGGCCCCTGGGATTCTCCCTCACTGGATGGCCTCGTCGACGACTGGGCCGTCGGGGAGGTCACGAATCCCGCATTCGTCGCCGATGTCGCAGAAGGGGCCGACGATGTCATATCCGCCTTGGGGGTCACCAAGCAGAAGGCCAATCCTTGGGACATCGACCACCAGGCCAATCTCGCCGTCCTCCGCTCCGCGGAGAAGCACGGCGTCAAGCACTTCTGCTTCGTCAACGTCATCGGAGGCGACCAGTGCCCGGCACAGCTGACCCGGGCAAAGACCGCTTTCGCCCAAGAACTGACAGCCTCCCGGATATCGAGTCAGATCATCAATCCCCCCGGGTACTTCTCCGACATGACCCAGATTCTTCAGATGGCCAAAAAGGGTCGCGTCTTCCTCTTCCGCCCGGAAACCAGGATCAATCCCATTCACGGCGCCGACCTCGCGAAGTTCTGCATCGACCGCTTGACCGACGGCGAGGAGGGCGCATGGAACGTGGGAGGCCCCGAGGTCTTCACCTGGAAAGGGCTCGCTGAGTGCGCCTTCCAAGCTCTCAATCGGCCCGCAAAAATCGCAACCATGTCACCCGCCATCCTGTCGCCCCTCATCGGAGCCCTCGGACTCTTCAACCGGAGAAGGGCCGACACGCTGCGCTTCATCTCATGGAACATGCTCCACGACTGCGTAGGTGAACCCTTCGGCACTCACAGGCTGCTCGACTTCTACAAGGATCTTGTCCAAAAAGACGGTGATTAG
- a CDS encoding CYTH domain-containing protein has product MREIEIKVKLRDKKGLLAALAAKGVVLSEPVHQRDQVFGLPGEAGGDGNTAPWLRVRTETRRQGEDATKRALFTLKRSVTGQLDSIEHETEVRDPDTMIAIVKGLGFVAFSDMSKIRQTGTLNGTEVCIDSVESLGDFMELEQLADEDADPAAIVNCLWREMAELGISSQHDEVTDGYDILMKKLREQ; this is encoded by the coding sequence ATGAGAGAAATTGAGATAAAAGTTAAATTGCGAGATAAAAAAGGGTTGCTGGCTGCGCTGGCGGCTAAGGGTGTTGTTCTCAGCGAGCCAGTGCATCAGCGTGATCAAGTGTTTGGCTTGCCGGGAGAAGCTGGCGGTGACGGCAATACAGCGCCTTGGTTACGGGTGCGTACTGAGACGCGTAGACAAGGTGAAGATGCAACGAAGCGGGCGTTGTTCACTCTCAAACGATCAGTGACCGGGCAGCTAGATAGTATTGAGCATGAAACGGAAGTTCGCGATCCAGATACTATGATTGCTATCGTTAAGGGGCTGGGCTTTGTGGCGTTTTCGGATATGTCAAAGATTCGCCAGACTGGCACGTTGAATGGTACAGAAGTATGTATCGACTCGGTGGAGAGCTTAGGTGACTTTATGGAATTGGAGCAATTAGCCGATGAGGATGCTGATCCTGCTGCTATAGTCAATTGTCTGTGGCGCGAGATGGCTGAGTTGGGGATTAGTAGCCAGCACGATGAGGTGACTGATGGCTATGATATCCTAATGAAGAAGTTGAGGGAACAGTAA
- a CDS encoding SDR family oxidoreductase has product MHIILGGTSGLGREMARQLRESGKRVLVLGKTYNAQEHGEGFQLDVYYPEQVAAAPARIEQILSGDAIEQFVWAAGYGWRGDFEDQPDARSMAEVNFAGPLPLVHWAWYRMAQQRIRSTLTVIGSTSSIKARADEAVYVATKHAQAGLARSLALQADEQHLPIRVALFLPGAMKTPFWRGHRPDDYAFFNDPAKVAEHILTAVSTQYQTFLEWPLPKGTLV; this is encoded by the coding sequence ATGCATATTATTCTTGGTGGGACGAGCGGGCTTGGCCGCGAAATGGCTAGGCAGCTCAGAGAAAGTGGTAAGCGCGTGTTGGTGCTAGGGAAGACATATAACGCCCAGGAGCACGGCGAAGGGTTCCAATTGGATGTGTATTATCCCGAACAAGTAGCGGCAGCACCGGCGCGGATTGAGCAGATTCTGAGTGGCGATGCTATTGAACAATTTGTCTGGGCGGCAGGCTACGGCTGGCGTGGTGATTTCGAGGATCAGCCTGATGCGCGCTCCATGGCAGAAGTGAATTTTGCTGGCCCGTTGCCGTTGGTGCATTGGGCCTGGTATAGGATGGCGCAGCAGCGGATACGCTCTACACTAACGGTAATCGGCTCAACCAGTAGTATCAAAGCTCGGGCGGACGAAGCGGTGTACGTAGCGACCAAGCACGCCCAGGCGGGGCTGGCGCGTAGCTTGGCCCTCCAGGCAGATGAGCAGCATTTACCGATTCGCGTAGCGCTGTTCTTGCCCGGGGCGATGAAAACGCCGTTTTGGCGGGGACATCGGCCGGATGATTATGCTTTCTTCAACGACCCAGCCAAGGTGGCTGAGCATATACTCACCGCCGTCAGTACACAGTACCAGACATTCCTCGAGTGGCCGCTACCAAAGGGCACGTTGGTCTAA